A window of Ovis canadensis isolate MfBH-ARS-UI-01 breed Bighorn chromosome X, ARS-UI_OviCan_v2, whole genome shotgun sequence contains these coding sequences:
- the NUDT11 gene encoding diphosphoinositol polyphosphate phosphohydrolase 3-beta isoform X1, whose product MKCKPNQTRTYDPEGFKKRAACLCFRSEREDEVLLVSSSRYPDRWIVPGGGMEPEEEPGGAAVREVFEEAGVKGKLGRLLGIFEQNQDRKHRTYVYVLTVTEILEDWEDSVSIGRKREWFKVEDAIKVLQCHKPVHAEYLQKLKLGGSPTNGNSVAPSLPEGDP is encoded by the exons ATGAAGTGCAAGCCGAACCAGACGCGGACCTACGACCCGGAGGGGTTCAAGAAGCGGGCGGCGTGCCTGTGCTTCCGGAGCGAGCGCGAGGACGAGGTGCTGTTAGTGAGTAGCAGTCGGTACCCGGACCGCTGGATCGTGCCGGGCGGGGGCATGGAGCCCGAGGAGGAGCCGGGCGGTGCGGCCGTCCGCGAGGTGTTCGAAGAAGCGGGAGTCAAGGGGAAGTTAGGCCGGCTCCTGGGCATTTTCGAGCAGAACCAAGATCGCAAGCACAGAACGTACGTGTATGTACTGACTGTCACTGAGATTCTGGAGGATTGGGAAGATTCGGTTAGCATTGGGAGGAAGCGAGAGTGGTTCAAAGTCGAAGATGCGATCAAGGTTCTCCAGTGCCACAAGCCCGTGCATGCCGAATATCTGCAAAAACTAAAGCTGGGCGGTTCCCCAACCAATGGAAACTCCGTGGCCCCGTCCCTGCCGGAGGGCGATCCCTA A
- the NUDT11 gene encoding diphosphoinositol polyphosphate phosphohydrolase 3-beta isoform X2: MKCKPNQTRTYDPEGFKKRAACLCFRSEREDEVLLVSSSRYPDRWIVPGGGMEPEEEPGGAAVREVFEEAGVKGKLGRLLGIFEQNQDRKHRTYVYVLTVTEILEDWEDSVSIGRKREWFKVEDAIKVLQCHKPVHAEYLQKLKLGGSPTNGNSVAPSLPEGDP; this comes from the coding sequence ATGAAGTGCAAGCCGAACCAGACGCGGACCTACGACCCGGAGGGGTTCAAGAAGCGGGCGGCGTGCCTGTGCTTCCGGAGCGAGCGCGAGGACGAGGTGCTGTTAGTGAGTAGCAGTCGGTACCCGGACCGCTGGATCGTGCCGGGCGGGGGCATGGAGCCCGAGGAGGAGCCGGGCGGTGCGGCCGTCCGCGAGGTGTTCGAAGAAGCGGGAGTCAAGGGGAAGTTAGGCCGGCTCCTGGGCATTTTCGAGCAGAACCAAGATCGCAAGCACAGAACGTACGTGTATGTACTGACTGTCACTGAGATTCTGGAGGATTGGGAAGATTCGGTTAGCATTGGGAGGAAGCGAGAGTGGTTCAAAGTCGAAGATGCGATCAAGGTTCTCCAGTGCCACAAGCCCGTGCATGCCGAATATCTGCAAAAACTAAAGCTGGGCGGTTCCCCAACCAATGGAAACTCCGTGGCCCCGTCCCTGCCGGAGGGCGATCCCTAG